In a genomic window of Methylovirgula sp. 4M-Z18:
- a CDS encoding CDGSH iron-sulfur domain-containing protein, whose protein sequence is MSEAKIAQRAPYPVDVVEGKTYYWCACGRSANQPFCDGSHKVTSLTPIAYTADKTGKAFFCGCKHSNHRPLCDGTHKTV, encoded by the coding sequence ATGAGTGAGGCCAAGATTGCGCAGCGCGCGCCGTATCCGGTCGATGTGGTGGAAGGCAAAACCTATTATTGGTGCGCGTGCGGGCGCTCCGCCAACCAGCCGTTCTGCGACGGCTCGCATAAGGTGACGAGCCTCACGCCCATCGCCTACACAGCTGACAAGACCGGCAAGGCGTTTTTCTGCGGCTGCAAACATTCGAATCATCGGCCGCTGTGCGACGGCACGCACAAGACGGTGTGA
- a CDS encoding thiazole synthase has protein sequence MRAFAPYGTELSSRLLLGTSQYPSPAILLDAIKASGTQVVTVSLRRESGGGRAGHDFWSLIQSANVRVLPNTAGCHTVKEAVTTAHMARELFGTDWIKLEVIGESDTLQPDVFGLVEAARILNADGFKVFPYTTEDLIVAERLLDAGCEVLMPWGAPIGSGRGLNNVYGLRSLRAHFPDVPLVIDAGLGVPSHAGAAIELGYDGILLNTAVAKAGDPVAMARAFALAIEAGVLARDADPMEPRDMAAPSTPVIGKAFG, from the coding sequence ATGCGTGCATTTGCGCCTTACGGCACCGAGCTTTCCTCGCGCCTGCTGCTCGGCACGTCGCAATATCCGTCGCCCGCGATTCTACTCGACGCGATCAAGGCGAGCGGCACGCAGGTCGTGACGGTGTCGCTGCGCCGCGAGTCCGGCGGCGGCCGCGCGGGGCATGATTTCTGGTCGCTCATTCAGTCGGCCAATGTGCGCGTGCTGCCGAACACGGCCGGCTGCCATACGGTGAAGGAAGCGGTGACGACGGCGCATATGGCGCGCGAATTGTTCGGGACCGATTGGATCAAGCTGGAAGTGATCGGCGAGTCCGACACGCTCCAGCCGGATGTGTTCGGCCTTGTCGAAGCGGCGCGCATCCTGAATGCGGATGGCTTCAAGGTCTTTCCCTATACGACCGAGGATCTCATTGTCGCAGAGCGGCTTCTCGACGCGGGATGCGAAGTGCTGATGCCCTGGGGCGCACCGATCGGCTCGGGTCGTGGGCTCAACAATGTCTATGGCTTGCGCTCGCTGCGTGCGCATTTCCCCGACGTGCCGCTCGTCATCGATGCCGGCCTCGGCGTGCCGTCGCATGCGGGCGCGGCGATCGAGCTTGGCTATGACGGCATCCTGCTCAACACGGCGGTCGCCAAGGCCGGCGATCCGGTCGCGATGGCGCGCGCCTTTGCGCTGGCGATCGAGGCGGGCGTGTTGGCGCGCGACGCCGATCCGATGGAGCCGCGCGACATGGCGGCGCCCTCGACGCCGGTGATCGGCAAGGCTTTTGGGTAA
- a CDS encoding 4-(cytidine 5'-diphospho)-2-C-methyl-D-erythritol kinase, with protein sequence MLTTRCPAKINLTLHVVARRADGLHELESLVAFAGTGDSLSLLPGGSLSLAVEGPRADSAGETDKNLVLVAARNLAERVPGLRLGAFHLIKRLPVAAGIGGGSSDAAGALRLLAEANGLDLDDPRLMAAARATGADVPVCLEAKARIMRGVGEALAPPIKLPPLFAVLVNPGVAVATKDVFGELGLRPGEDYGFGKHPAIETAGDATGLGALLKKARNDLEAPASNIAPVIGHVLAVLGAARGQRLARMSGSGATCFALFETCRAAATAARVIRRDHPGWWVKASVLR encoded by the coding sequence ATGCTGACGACACGCTGCCCCGCGAAGATTAATCTCACGCTGCATGTCGTTGCGCGCCGGGCTGATGGGTTGCACGAGCTTGAGAGTCTCGTCGCCTTTGCAGGCACCGGCGACAGTTTGAGCCTGTTGCCGGGCGGCAGTTTATCTTTAGCGGTCGAGGGCCCGCGTGCCGACTCGGCCGGCGAGACCGACAAGAATCTGGTCTTGGTCGCCGCCCGCAATCTCGCTGAGCGCGTGCCCGGCCTTCGCCTTGGCGCGTTTCATCTGATCAAACGGTTGCCGGTTGCCGCCGGTATCGGTGGCGGATCCTCGGATGCGGCCGGGGCGTTGCGATTGCTCGCTGAGGCCAATGGACTCGACCTCGACGATCCCCGCCTCATGGCAGCCGCACGCGCGACGGGAGCCGATGTGCCGGTATGCCTCGAGGCGAAGGCGCGGATCATGCGCGGTGTCGGCGAGGCACTCGCGCCGCCGATCAAACTACCGCCGCTGTTCGCGGTGCTCGTCAATCCAGGCGTTGCCGTCGCGACCAAAGATGTCTTCGGCGAACTCGGACTGAGGCCGGGCGAGGATTATGGCTTCGGCAAACATCCCGCGATCGAGACGGCGGGCGATGCCACGGGCCTTGGTGCGCTGCTGAAAAAGGCCCGCAACGATCTCGAGGCGCCGGCATCGAATATCGCGCCGGTCATCGGCCATGTGCTCGCCGTGCTGGGCGCCGCGCGCGGCCAAAGGCTCGCGCGCATGTCGGGCTCGGGCGCCACATGTTTTGCGCTGTTCGAAACCTGCCGCGCCGCGGCGACGGCCGCGCGCGTCATCCGCCGTGACCATCCCGGCTGGTGGGTGAAGGCAAGCGTGCTGCGATAA
- a CDS encoding tRNA1(Val) (adenine(37)-N6)-methyltransferase — MSSDLIRTMLLDHKVQLLQPLRGNRAGTDAVLLAAAAPSQIAGAVIDVGAGVGSIGLMIAQRAPKARIVLLENDPAVAGIARENIALNGRQEQVSLAEADLLKSAARRAAGAGDEAFDYVFTNPPFYAAHTVQASREVGRAAAHVFADGADLTQWIKACIALLKPGGRLLMVHRADALGDMLEAGRKQLGHFVVKPIHPRDGAPANRVIVTARKGSRAPLALLPGLVMHSADGKFSAAAEAINRGEALVDMG; from the coding sequence GTGAGCAGCGATCTTATTCGGACCATGCTGCTCGATCACAAGGTGCAATTGCTGCAGCCCCTGCGCGGCAATCGTGCCGGCACCGATGCGGTGCTCCTGGCCGCTGCCGCGCCGTCGCAGATCGCGGGGGCGGTGATCGATGTGGGCGCCGGGGTTGGCAGTATCGGTTTGATGATCGCGCAGCGGGCGCCGAAGGCGCGAATCGTGCTGCTCGAGAACGATCCCGCCGTGGCCGGCATCGCCCGCGAAAACATCGCGCTCAACGGCCGGCAGGAGCAGGTGTCGCTGGCCGAGGCGGATCTCCTGAAGTCAGCCGCGCGCCGGGCCGCGGGGGCCGGCGATGAAGCGTTCGACTATGTTTTTACCAATCCGCCCTTTTACGCCGCCCATACGGTACAGGCGTCGCGCGAGGTCGGGCGGGCGGCGGCGCATGTCTTTGCGGATGGCGCCGACCTTACGCAATGGATCAAGGCCTGTATCGCGCTGCTTAAGCCCGGTGGGCGCCTGCTCATGGTGCATCGCGCTGACGCGCTGGGCGATATGCTCGAGGCCGGCCGCAAGCAACTCGGCCATTTCGTCGTCAAGCCCATTCACCCGCGCGACGGCGCGCCGGCCAATCGCGTCATCGTCACGGCGCGCAAGGGCAGCCGCGCGCCGCTCGCACTTCTGCCAGGGCTCGTCATGCATAGCGCCGACGGCAAATTTTCGGCCGCAGCTGAGGCGATCAACCGCGGCGAAGCGCTTGTCGACATGGGGTGA
- a CDS encoding tetratricopeptide repeat protein: protein MPLTPSRKFASWFFTALLGTSLLSPIALARPTVAIPTPFEVGGSPEGNYLAAVVAGDDQDTAAAATFFNEVLNADPRNVELIEHAFIATLANGDVRRAFDLADKLLAYAHNDKLAHLVLGVRDLKTNQYALARTELAQSDPDDHSNLTSSLLKAWAWVGSHNVQKALETTAHLNANGFGVFRDFHAALMADVANDVDEAQKRVTAAYTADRTTLRLVEAYGRFMSRHGHIDDALKAYEEVDKIIPHYPSIAQAITSLKAGKELPPLVSNAQEGAAEVLYGLGSSGRAGDELTSIIYLRLALYLNPDHDTASFTLGETYERIKRYEQAIDAYEAVPTASPLRRLADLQIGTVLDTMGRVDDAAKHVKAILDDNPKDFDTLTMLGRIQSEQKDYAAAAGTYTKALDAAGPDVVNPWSLYYFRGIAYERQKKWPPAEADFKKALELSPDQPQVLNYLGYTWVDAGIHLDEAFAMLRRAVELSPDDGYIVDSLGWAHYKLGHYEEATKLLEHAVDLKPGDPTINDHLGDAYWKIGRKLEAHFQWNHARDMKPDPEDLPRILAKIDKGLDAVEAEKPASDKPAEKPAAKPADASNSSQ, encoded by the coding sequence GTGCCGCTCACCCCCTCCCGGAAGTTCGCATCCTGGTTCTTTACAGCTCTCCTCGGCACCAGCCTTCTTTCTCCGATCGCCCTGGCGCGGCCGACTGTGGCCATTCCGACCCCCTTCGAAGTCGGCGGTAGCCCAGAGGGCAATTATCTTGCGGCGGTGGTCGCTGGCGACGACCAGGATACGGCGGCGGCGGCGACGTTTTTCAACGAAGTGTTGAATGCCGATCCGCGCAATGTCGAATTGATCGAGCATGCCTTCATCGCGACGCTTGCCAATGGCGACGTGCGCCGCGCCTTCGATCTGGCCGATAAGCTGCTCGCTTACGCGCACAATGACAAACTCGCCCATCTCGTCTTGGGCGTGCGCGACCTGAAAACCAATCAATATGCTTTGGCGCGGACCGAACTTGCGCAGAGCGATCCGGATGACCATTCGAATCTCACGTCCTCCTTGTTGAAGGCCTGGGCTTGGGTCGGTTCGCACAACGTGCAGAAGGCGCTGGAGACCACAGCGCATCTCAATGCCAATGGTTTTGGCGTGTTCCGCGATTTTCATGCGGCGCTCATGGCCGATGTGGCGAACGATGTCGATGAGGCGCAAAAGCGCGTGACGGCAGCCTATACGGCCGACCGCACCACGCTGCGCCTTGTCGAGGCGTATGGCCGCTTCATGTCGCGGCACGGCCACATCGACGACGCGCTGAAGGCCTATGAAGAGGTCGATAAGATCATCCCGCATTACCCATCCATCGCGCAGGCAATCACGAGTCTGAAGGCGGGCAAGGAACTGCCGCCGCTGGTGAGCAATGCGCAAGAGGGCGCCGCCGAAGTGCTGTACGGGCTCGGATCGTCTGGCCGTGCCGGCGACGAACTCACCTCGATCATTTACCTGCGGCTGGCGCTCTATCTGAACCCCGATCACGACACGGCGAGTTTCACCCTCGGCGAGACGTATGAGCGCATCAAGCGCTACGAACAGGCCATCGATGCCTATGAGGCAGTGCCGACAGCGAGCCCCTTGCGGCGCCTCGCGGACCTGCAGATCGGCACCGTGCTCGACACGATGGGACGGGTCGACGATGCGGCGAAACATGTCAAGGCGATCCTCGACGACAACCCGAAGGATTTCGACACGCTGACCATGCTGGGCCGGATACAAAGCGAGCAGAAGGATTATGCCGCCGCGGCCGGAACCTACACCAAGGCGCTCGATGCGGCGGGACCGGATGTGGTCAATCCATGGTCGCTCTATTACTTCCGCGGCATCGCCTATGAACGGCAGAAGAAATGGCCCCCGGCGGAGGCGGATTTCAAAAAGGCGCTGGAATTGTCGCCGGATCAACCACAGGTCCTCAACTATCTCGGCTATACCTGGGTCGATGCGGGTATCCATCTCGACGAGGCGTTCGCGATGCTGCGCCGCGCGGTGGAACTGAGCCCGGACGACGGGTATATCGTCGACAGTCTCGGCTGGGCGCATTACAAACTCGGCCATTATGAAGAGGCGACGAAGCTGCTCGAACACGCGGTCGACCTCAAACCCGGCGATCCGACGATCAACGATCACCTGGGCGATGCCTATTGGAAGATCGGTCGCAAGCTGGAGGCGCATTTCCAATGGAATCATGCGCGCGACATGAAGCCAGATCCGGAAGATTTGCCGCGCATCCTCGCCAAAATCGACAAGGGCCTCGATGCGGTAGAGGCTGAGAAGCCGGCCTCCGACAAGCCGGCGGAAAAACCCGCCGCGAAGCCGGCCGATGCGTCCAACAGCAGTCAATGA
- a CDS encoding polyprenyl synthetase family protein, which translates to MGVVIPLDEKAAKTGIEGLSALVAKDMERVNQTIVSRTGSDVTMIPEVANHLISSGGKRLRPMLTLATAGMCGYAGEGHVKLAASVEFMHTATLLHDDVVDESDMRRGKLAARMLWGNEASVLVGDFLLGQAFKMMVEVGSLECLDVLSTAATVIAEGEVMQLAAAKDTETTEDDYLAVIRAKTAALFAAAAEVGPILARNSKADIAACRGYGANLGIAFQLIDDALDYGGSSAKLGKNVGDDFREGKITLPIVLSFRRGNEAERAFWKRTLEEGDVHDGDLEQALAVMRKHRALEDTVERARHYGAMARDALEIFPSSPWKQALRDVVDFCISRAY; encoded by the coding sequence GTGGGTGTAGTCATTCCTCTCGATGAAAAGGCCGCCAAGACCGGCATTGAAGGCCTCAGTGCTTTGGTGGCTAAAGACATGGAGCGGGTCAACCAAACCATCGTGTCACGCACCGGATCCGATGTGACGATGATTCCGGAAGTCGCGAACCACCTGATTTCCTCGGGCGGCAAGCGGCTGCGGCCCATGCTGACCCTCGCGACTGCCGGGATGTGCGGCTATGCCGGCGAGGGCCATGTTAAGCTCGCGGCCTCCGTCGAATTCATGCATACGGCGACCCTCCTGCACGACGACGTGGTGGATGAGAGCGACATGCGGCGCGGCAAGCTGGCGGCGCGCATGTTGTGGGGCAATGAGGCCAGCGTGCTGGTCGGCGATTTTCTGCTCGGCCAGGCGTTCAAGATGATGGTCGAGGTCGGTTCGCTCGAATGCCTCGACGTGCTGTCCACCGCGGCAACTGTCATTGCCGAAGGCGAGGTGATGCAGCTTGCCGCCGCGAAGGACACGGAGACGACCGAGGACGATTATCTCGCCGTCATCCGAGCGAAAACCGCAGCTTTGTTCGCCGCCGCGGCCGAAGTCGGGCCGATCCTGGCCCGGAATTCGAAAGCCGATATTGCCGCCTGCCGCGGCTATGGCGCCAATCTCGGCATTGCCTTCCAGTTGATCGACGACGCCCTCGATTACGGCGGCTCGTCGGCCAAGCTCGGCAAGAATGTCGGCGACGATTTCCGCGAGGGCAAGATCACCTTGCCGATCGTCCTGTCGTTCCGGCGCGGCAACGAGGCCGAACGCGCGTTCTGGAAACGCACGCTCGAGGAGGGCGACGTCCATGACGGCGATCTGGAGCAGGCCCTCGCCGTCATGCGCAAGCACCGCGCCCTGGAAGATACGGTGGAGCGGGCACGCCATTACGGCGCTATGGCACGCGATGCCCTCGAAATTTTCCCGTCTTCGCCCTGGAAACAAGCCTTGCGCGACGTGGTCGATTTCTGCATCAGCCGCGCGTATTGA
- a CDS encoding FAD-dependent oxidoreductase has translation MRVRINGAGIAGLTCAYEFARRGARVEIIDQRDEAGRGCSWFAGGMIAPWCEAESAEPLVLRLGQEALRFWAEHFPVARKGTLVVAPPRDRHELDRFARRTSAYEWVDADAIAAHEPDLGGRFSRGLFFHEEAHLDPRATVDALVRRLAGEMGVTFRLNENADFSGAGVDVTLDCRGLAARDVWPSLRGVKGEMVIVKARDVTLSRPVRLLHPRIPVYIVPRAGNLFMIGATMIENDEAGRITARSLIELLNAAYTLHPAFGEAEVVEIGCDVRPAFPDNLPRIRRDGRIIRVNGLYRHGYLLSPSIARMTADLAFEDKIYPEVMHEDFSERATA, from the coding sequence ATGCGCGTTCGCATCAATGGCGCAGGGATTGCGGGGCTCACCTGCGCTTACGAATTTGCCCGTCGCGGCGCGCGCGTCGAGATCATCGACCAGCGCGATGAGGCCGGCCGCGGCTGTTCCTGGTTTGCCGGTGGCATGATCGCGCCGTGGTGCGAGGCCGAAAGCGCCGAGCCGCTCGTCCTGCGCCTGGGGCAGGAGGCGTTGCGGTTCTGGGCCGAGCATTTTCCGGTTGCGCGGAAAGGCACTTTGGTGGTGGCGCCGCCGCGCGACCGGCATGAGCTCGATCGCTTTGCCCGCCGCACCAGCGCCTACGAATGGGTCGATGCGGATGCCATCGCCGCACATGAGCCGGATCTCGGCGGCCGCTTCTCGCGCGGACTTTTCTTTCACGAGGAAGCGCATCTCGATCCGCGCGCCACGGTCGACGCTTTGGTGCGGCGGCTGGCCGGCGAGATGGGCGTCACCTTCCGGCTGAATGAGAATGCGGATTTCTCCGGCGCAGGCGTCGATGTCACGCTCGATTGCCGCGGGCTTGCCGCGCGGGATGTTTGGCCTTCCCTGCGCGGTGTGAAGGGCGAAATGGTCATCGTCAAAGCACGGGATGTGACATTGTCGCGCCCCGTGCGTCTGCTGCATCCGCGCATTCCGGTCTATATCGTGCCGCGCGCCGGCAATCTGTTCATGATCGGCGCCACGATGATCGAGAACGACGAAGCCGGCCGCATCACCGCGCGCTCGCTGATCGAATTGTTGAATGCCGCCTACACGCTGCATCCAGCATTCGGCGAAGCAGAAGTCGTCGAGATCGGCTGCGACGTGCGTCCCGCCTTTCCCGACAATCTGCCGCGCATCCGCCGCGACGGCCGCATCATCCGCGTGAACGGATTGTATCGGCACGGTTATCTGCTCTCGCCCAGCATCGCCCGCATGACCGCGGATCTGGCGTTCGAGGACAAAATTTACCCTGAGGTTATGCATGAAGATTTCAGTGAACGGGCAACCGCATGA
- a CDS encoding glycine--tRNA ligase subunit alpha: MNPKRSFQGLLLTLQRFWAEQGCVILQPYDMEVGAGTFHPATTLRSLGPKPWKAAYIQPSRRPKDGRYGENPNRLQHYYQFQVILKPSPPDLQDLYLKSLYAIGIDPLLHDIRFVEDDWESPTLGAWGLGWECWCDGMEVSQFTYFQQVAGFECSPVSGELTYGLERLAMYLQGVESIYDLNFNGREGADKVTYGDVFLQAEQEYSRHNFEYADTAMLFQHFKDAEAECKALLEKGKGAEQGERHKLALPAYDQCIKASHRFNLLDARGVISVTERQSYILRVRELAKACGAAWLQTEGGGA, encoded by the coding sequence ATGAATCCGAAGCGCTCGTTTCAGGGGCTTCTCTTGACGCTGCAGCGTTTCTGGGCGGAGCAGGGCTGCGTGATCCTGCAGCCCTACGATATGGAAGTCGGGGCCGGCACCTTCCATCCGGCCACGACCTTGCGCTCGCTCGGCCCGAAGCCTTGGAAAGCGGCCTATATCCAGCCGTCCCGCCGCCCGAAGGACGGCCGCTACGGGGAAAACCCGAACCGCCTGCAGCACTATTACCAGTTTCAGGTCATTCTGAAACCGTCGCCGCCGGATCTGCAGGATCTCTATCTGAAATCGCTCTATGCGATCGGCATCGACCCGCTGCTGCACGACATCCGTTTCGTCGAGGACGATTGGGAGAGCCCGACGCTCGGCGCCTGGGGCCTCGGCTGGGAATGCTGGTGTGACGGAATGGAAGTGAGCCAGTTCACCTATTTCCAGCAGGTCGCCGGTTTCGAATGTTCCCCGGTTTCGGGCGAATTGACCTACGGCCTCGAACGGCTCGCCATGTATCTGCAGGGCGTCGAGAGCATTTATGACCTCAATTTCAACGGCCGCGAGGGCGCGGACAAGGTCACTTACGGCGACGTATTCCTGCAGGCGGAACAGGAATATTCGCGCCACAATTTCGAATATGCCGACACGGCGATGCTGTTCCAGCACTTCAAGGACGCCGAGGCCGAATGCAAGGCGCTTTTAGAAAAGGGCAAGGGCGCCGAGCAGGGCGAGCGGCACAAACTGGCGCTGCCGGCCTATGATCAATGTATCAAGGCCTCGCACCGCTTCAACCTGCTCGACGCGCGCGGCGTGATCTCGGTGACGGAGCGGCAGAGCTACATTTTGCGCGTGCGCGAACTCGCCAAGGCCTGCGGCGCGGCGTGGTTGCAGACCGAAGGCGGCGGTGCGTAA
- a CDS encoding thiamine phosphate synthase has translation MMLPRFYLIVDKSEWLVRLLPQGVKLVQLRIKDLPEDHLRQEIRAAKALCAAHGAQLVINDYWRLAMEEGCDFVHLGQGDLESADVAAIRKAGMKLGVSTHDHAELDRALALDPDYIALGPIYPTILKQMPFGPQGLERIGEWKRLIGSRPLVAIGGLSVERAPGVIEAGADSLCVVTDVLLNADPEARVKAWLDVTR, from the coding sequence ATGATGCTGCCGCGTTTCTATCTCATCGTCGATAAATCCGAATGGTTGGTGCGCCTGCTGCCGCAAGGCGTGAAGCTGGTGCAATTGCGGATCAAGGATTTGCCGGAAGATCACTTGCGGCAGGAGATCCGCGCCGCAAAAGCGCTCTGTGCCGCGCATGGCGCGCAATTGGTCATCAATGATTATTGGCGCCTCGCCATGGAGGAAGGGTGCGATTTTGTCCACCTGGGCCAAGGCGATCTCGAGAGTGCCGATGTGGCGGCCATTCGCAAGGCCGGAATGAAGCTCGGTGTCAGCACGCACGACCATGCCGAACTCGACCGCGCGCTGGCGCTCGACCCGGATTATATCGCGCTCGGGCCGATCTATCCGACAATCCTCAAGCAGATGCCCTTCGGTCCGCAGGGATTGGAGCGGATCGGCGAATGGAAGCGCCTGATCGGTTCGCGGCCGCTCGTCGCAATTGGGGGCTTGAGCGTCGAGCGGGCGCCGGGCGTTATCGAGGCTGGAGCCGACAGTCTCTGTGTCGTCACCGATGTGCTCCTCAACGCCGATCCGGAAGCGCGGGTGAAGGCCTGGCTCGACGTGACGCGATAG
- the glyS gene encoding glycine--tRNA ligase subunit beta, protein MPDLLLELFSEEIPARMQRQAAEDLRKLVTNALVDQGLTYEGAKAFATPRRLALHIAGLPVRQPDLHEEKKGPRVGAPDAAIQGFLKSAGLASLDEAKIESDPKKGEFYVAHLHRPGRETPLVLADLLPGIIRSFPWPKSMRWGASSVKPDTLRWVRPLHSILCTFGPETEDTQIVDFEVDGIRSGNVTRGHRFLSPGEFRVRRFADYVPALEKAKVVLDADRRKDIILHDARDLAFAQGLELVEDEALLEEVAGLVEWPVVLMGEFDAAFLDIPGEVIRATIRANQKCFVLRDPKTGALANKFLLTSNVIAHDGGKAIAAGNGRVVRARLSDALYFWQTDQKDLPDFAGQGKPLDQRMAKLRALNIVFHEKLGTQGERVERIRNLASGMLAPYVGANQIEVLRAAELAKADLMTEVVGEFPEVQGLMGRRYALLQGESEAVAAALEDHYKPQGPSDRVPSEPVSIAVALADKLDTLVGFWAIDEKPTGSKDPFALRRAALGVIRLVLEDHLRLHLIDILDHHLASFDAIFAKRGGVTRALIPWAGKQVDKRSTDLLAFFGDRLKVYLRDKGARHDLIDAVFSLQGQDDLWLIVRRVEALGAFLDTEDGKNLLAGYKRAANILKAEEKKEKAGAQAFSQPYDAALLQQAEEKALADGLHQAAGEAKAAVAAEDFETAMQALSSLRAPVDAFFLNVTVNAEDPALRLNRLRLLNGLRAAVDAIADFSKVTG, encoded by the coding sequence ATGCCCGATCTTCTGCTCGAACTTTTCTCCGAAGAAATCCCCGCCCGTATGCAGCGCCAGGCGGCGGAGGATTTGCGCAAGCTCGTGACCAATGCCCTGGTCGATCAGGGCCTGACCTATGAGGGCGCCAAGGCCTTTGCGACGCCGCGCCGGCTCGCGCTGCATATCGCCGGCCTGCCGGTTCGTCAGCCAGACCTTCACGAGGAGAAGAAGGGCCCGCGCGTCGGTGCGCCGGACGCCGCCATCCAGGGCTTTTTGAAGAGCGCCGGCCTTGCCTCGCTCGATGAGGCCAAAATCGAATCCGACCCGAAGAAGGGCGAATTCTATGTCGCCCATCTCCATCGTCCGGGGCGCGAGACACCCCTCGTGCTGGCCGATCTTCTGCCCGGCATCATCCGCAGCTTCCCGTGGCCCAAATCGATGCGTTGGGGCGCCTCTTCGGTCAAGCCGGACACGTTGCGCTGGGTGCGCCCGCTGCATTCCATTCTCTGCACCTTCGGTCCCGAGACCGAAGACACGCAGATCGTCGATTTCGAAGTCGATGGCATCCGCTCCGGCAACGTGACGCGCGGCCACCGCTTCCTCAGCCCCGGCGAATTTCGCGTGCGCCGCTTCGCCGATTACGTCCCGGCGCTGGAGAAAGCGAAAGTCGTGCTCGATGCCGACCGGCGCAAGGACATCATCCTGCACGACGCACGCGATTTGGCCTTTGCCCAAGGGCTGGAACTCGTCGAGGACGAGGCATTGCTCGAAGAGGTCGCCGGCCTGGTGGAATGGCCCGTCGTGTTGATGGGCGAGTTCGACGCGGCCTTTCTCGACATCCCGGGCGAAGTGATCCGCGCGACAATCCGCGCCAATCAGAAATGCTTCGTGCTGCGCGATCCGAAAACCGGCGCGCTCGCGAACAAGTTTTTGCTCACTTCCAATGTGATTGCGCACGATGGCGGCAAGGCGATTGCGGCGGGCAACGGCCGCGTGGTGCGGGCGCGCCTGTCGGATGCTCTGTATTTCTGGCAGACCGACCAGAAGGATCTGCCCGATTTCGCCGGCCAAGGAAAACCGCTCGACCAGCGCATGGCGAAATTGCGGGCGCTCAACATTGTATTTCACGAAAAGCTTGGGACGCAGGGCGAACGGGTGGAGCGGATTCGCAATCTAGCAAGCGGAATGTTGGCACCATATGTCGGTGCGAACCAAATAGAGGTCTTGCGGGCTGCCGAACTCGCCAAGGCCGACCTCATGACCGAAGTTGTCGGAGAGTTCCCGGAAGTGCAGGGCCTGATGGGACGGCGCTATGCTCTGTTACAAGGGGAGAGTGAGGCTGTTGCCGCTGCTCTCGAGGATCATTACAAACCACAAGGGCCGAGCGATCGGGTCCCGAGCGAGCCGGTGAGCATTGCGGTCGCTCTCGCTGATAAGCTCGACACGCTTGTCGGTTTCTGGGCGATCGATGAAAAGCCGACCGGCAGCAAGGATCCGTTCGCACTGCGGCGTGCCGCCCTAGGCGTCATTCGGTTGGTTTTAGAAGATCATTTGCGATTGCACCTCATCGATATCCTCGACCATCACCTGGCTTCGTTTGATGCTATATTTGCGAAACGCGGAGGAGTTACGCGCGCCTTGATCCCATGGGCCGGTAAGCAGGTCGACAAGCGTAGCACCGACCTCCTCGCCTTCTTCGGCGACCGCCTCAAAGTCTATTTGCGCGACAAGGGCGCGCGGCACGATCTCATCGATGCGGTGTTCTCGCTGCAAGGCCAAGACGATCTGTGGTTGATCGTCCGGCGCGTCGAAGCGCTTGGCGCCTTCCTCGATACAGAGGACGGCAAGAACCTGCTCGCCGGTTACAAGCGCGCCGCCAATATCCTGAAGGCGGAAGAAAAGAAGGAAAAGGCTGGGGCGCAGGCATTTTCGCAACCCTATGATGCGGCGTTGCTGCAGCAGGCCGAGGAAAAAGCCTTGGCCGATGGGCTGCACCAAGCGGCCGGCGAGGCCAAGGCGGCGGTGGCTGCCGAAGATTTCGAGACGGCGATGCAGGCGCTCTCGAGCTTGCGCGCGCCGGTCGATGCGTTCTTCCTGAACGTCACCGTCAACGCGGAAGATCCAGCATTGCGGCTGAACCGGTTGCGGTTGCTGAACGGCCTGCGCGCCGCCGTCGACGCCATTGCGGATTTCTCCAAAGTCACCGGCTAA
- a CDS encoding putative signal transducing protein, with translation MHELLRTNDLILISRVEAILADEGIRYLVADQHMSALEGSLGFLPRRILVHEDDLHAARHALWQEGLKDEIRS, from the coding sequence TTGCACGAATTGCTGCGGACCAATGATTTGATCCTGATTTCGCGCGTAGAGGCGATTTTGGCGGACGAAGGCATCCGATATTTGGTGGCTGATCAGCATATGAGCGCGCTCGAAGGCTCGCTCGGCTTCCTGCCGCGCCGGATTCTGGTGCATGAAGACGATTTGCACGCCGCCCGCCACGCCCTCTGGCAAGAGGGGCTCAAGGACGAAATTCGGTCGTGA
- the thiS gene encoding sulfur carrier protein ThiS — MNGQPHEVSARTLRDLLSDMEYEDLPVATAHNHDFVRAQDRDKIVLKEGDEVEILTPRQGG; from the coding sequence GTGAACGGGCAACCGCATGAGGTGAGCGCGCGTACGCTGCGCGACCTCTTGTCCGATATGGAGTACGAGGATCTGCCGGTGGCAACCGCGCATAATCATGATTTCGTGCGCGCGCAGGACCGCGACAAGATCGTCTTGAAGGAAGGCGACGAGGTGGAAATTCTCACGCCGCGGCAGGGAGGCTGA